CTTCTTTGCTTTTAATACATTGCCTGTATTGAAGTTTATGAATGCCGAACCGGATGCCGCAGCAGCAGAACTTGCGGGTAAAGTGCAGGATGCATGGATTTCGTTTGCCAAGCAGGGCAAGCCTGAGACAGCGGGAGTAAATTGGCCTGCCTACGAAGATGATCGCGCTACGCTAATTTTCAATCATGAAGTGGAGTTGGTCCATGACCCGGAAGCTTCCAAACGTAAGCTGCTGGGGCTATAGTCCGACCACCTCTGGACTTCATCTTAACATAGTTAAAAGGTGTGTCTCGTCATTGGCTGACGAGGCACACCTTTTTTTACGATGGACCCAACTTGACGACTTTAATGGCAAACGATACGGTACTTTTCTTCACCCGAACCTATGTGCTGTGAGGTGGAATGAGTCCAGCATTTACTTTCGGGATGCTCTTGTCTTAGACACATCATCACAGTAAAACGCTCGCTTGCCCCGGGAGAACAGCACCAGTATGACATGAGCGAACAATACCAGGAGAATCAGCACATGCAAACCAACAATGCCGACAGAGAGCCATATTTTATAGGGCTCAAGCATCGCGTTTTTGTTTAGCAAAGCATACTCGTTTATGATTTGAGCAATGGTCACAAACAGCCAAGGGACGTAAAGCGCGAGCAATCTTTTGAACAGGGAACTGCTGGAAGGCTCGCCAGTCCGTTGATCAACATATCTGAATCGCATCAGGGCTGAACCTGGTGTTCTGCCTTCTTTCAGGGATGGGATAAAGAAAAATACAAACAGCATCGCGATCATGGTATTTAGCATAATGGTCATAGCATTTGTATGGGTTAGATTGAAAATAGACATTAAATTGGTTGCAAACACAACAACTACACTATCAATGATAAGCGCCAGTAATTGAGGTACAGGATAGACCTTGTTTTGTTCGAGGATTTGTTCGCTTTTCGCCTGAATACTTGCACGAGATGGGAATAAGGCAAGCAGGATGGGAGCTGCGAAGAATCCAAGCACCGTTCCTGAAGTATTCAGCAGGAGATCATCCACGTCAAACAACCGGTACGGGCAATCATAAAAACCGTAGAAGCCTGTGATCTGGGTAATCTCAAAGAACAGGGATAAGCCGAATCCGCTTATTAAAGCCTGTTTCCAGTACGATCTATTTTGCCAAAAATACCGGATATACACGCCAAGTGGCATGAGAAGCATTACGTTGAACAGAACTTGCAGAAAAGCTCTGCCCTGAATCATTACCATATAGCTGGCGGGTTGAGACCAGACGATCGGTGTTTCTTTCATAATATCTTTTACAAAGGTGAACGGAAAAAGGTTGTAATATACGGTATCCGCCGCTTGCTGTGCACATGTATTACGCGTGGTCGGGAAAGGAAGAATAACCAGACAATACGCAGCCAGCAGGTAGAAAATAAATGAAAAGCTGACGCCAAATCGTGACCAGCTAAAAAATCCATCTTTCCGATATCCGTAGATCAACCAAGGCACCAGCAAAAACATGGCGATAAGGACAAAAATAAAAAAAGCCGTTTGGACAGGAAAAACATAGGGTGACATAAGCAGAAACTCCTTCTAATCGGAAATGGATATCAGCAATTCGTGTGAGACACGACTTTAAGAATAGTATTTGTTATCAATTGTTCTTCTGGAATTTTAGTATAAGAAGCCTTCCTTAAATCAGGGGGCGGGGCAATCTTAAATTTAGTTTAAAATCAATTAACCTCGTGCCGATGTGGAACAATGGACTGCATTCCCGTATACTTGCGAGGAAGCCACAAAATGAATGGAGAGTTTAATACATATGTCTAATTTGCCTAATTGCCCCAAATGTAATTCCGAATACACGTACGAGGACGGTAATCTGTTGGTGTGTCCAGAGTGTGCGCACGAATGGAGGCTAGTGTCTGAACAAGAGAATGCAGAAGAAAGTAAAGTAGTACGCGATTCAAATGGTAATGTCCTGAATGATGGCGATACCGTTACGGTCATTAAGGATTTGAAGGTGAAAGGCAGCTCGTTGGTAGTTAAGCAGGGCACCAAAGTCAAAAACATTCGTCTGATTGACGGTGACCATGACATCGACTGCAAAATCGACAGCCTGGGCGCAATGAAGCTGAAGTCCGAGTTTGTGAAAAAAATCTAGCATCTCCTCTTAGGCATCGCTGGATTGCCATGTTACTGGTCTTGTCTTAAACCATAAAGAACGTTCATTTCTGCAATGCTGTGGAAGTGAAGGTTCTTTTTTGTTGTGTGGAGAAAGGGTAAGAATGAACCTTTGAAGGATCGGCTTTGTCTATAGATTTGAAAAGGCTGATGCAGAGAAAGGAGGGAACCTTTTGAACGAAAAGGAACTGTTTGAAAAGTACAACAAGGATGTGTACCGAACTTGTTATTACATGCTCCATCACGCTCAGGATGCAGAAGATGTATGCCACGATGTTTTTATTACGGTGTTTCGTCAGGATTGGCAGAAGGTTGAATACATGAAGACATGGCTGATGAGAATTACGGTGAATCATTGTCTTAACTTTCTGAAGAGGGAGCGCACAGCCAAGCAGCGGGAGAAAAAGCAGTTTATTCTCACGCCTCAACGAACGGCTGATCCGGTTGATACGTTGATCGAGCATGTGGAGGAGTCCGAGGTCTGGGCACAATGGGTTCATGAGCTGCCTGAGAAAATACGTTCAGCGATTCTGCTGCGTTATATGAATGAATTAAGTTTATCCGAAGCTGCAGAGATTCTGGAAGTACCACTGGGCACGGTGAAGTCAAGAGTTTATAAGGGAATTCGATTGCTTAGGAAAAAATGGGACCAAGCGAGAAAGCAACATCAGAAAGGGGAAATGTATAGTGAAGCATACGGAAAATCTGTTGTCTCGTCATCTGAAAAATGATGAGGATATTCGCTATCCCGATTTCGATGCCATGTGGGATCAGATAGTACAGGATCGGGTGCGTTGCCCTGAACTTCATGTATCAGAGAATAAAGCACATGTGCAACAACACTTCAAATGGAAAAAGACTGCATTGATCGGAACCGCTGCAGTTATTCTCATGGCGACGCCGGTATATGCAGCAGTCCACTACAATTGGGGTGATCTTTTAAATCACCGCAGTGGTATCCAGAATGCCATGCAAAAGGAGCTTGGACAGAAACTGAATCAGTCCGTAACAGTAAAAGGGGTAACATTAACTCTGGATACAGCCTTTTCCGATGATAATCGCACAGTTATTTTGTATACACTGGACCCTGGTAAGTATAAAGGTGATACCGTAAGATTCCCTTCTATTGGCCTGCGAGATGAGAGCGGCAAGCTAATTGAAGGGAGATACTACCATGTTCCTGATCAGACTGATGGCAAGTTTAAAGGGTACTTTGAGACGGAGTGGACACCATCAGGAAAAGAAGCGAATGTCGAATTCACTGTAGGTGGAATCCAAGTGTTAGTTCCGGAAGAAAAGGAAATTACCCTAGATCCGTTACAGCCACAATCACAGGTGTTCAATATCAACAAGGATGGTTTGGGTGAACTTGTAGTTAGCGCATTCAACGAGAAGGAAAATAAGATGATGTTGTCTACATCATTAACCTTTGATCAACCGGAGGTTCGTGACTACGCCTTTCCGCATTTAAAGATATATGATCAGAATGGACAGATGGTGGAGGAGAATGCACCGAGCATAAATGGCAAGCCTGGAGAACATGGTGAATATATATCAGAACAGTTCTATAACCTGGAGACGTTGAAGCAACAAGCAGCAAGTTATGTACTGGCTTATAGTAAAGAAGAAAGCAAAATGGACCAACCACTGGATATCGGTATACGTCTGGATAAAACAGAGATGCTTAGTGGTACGAGTACAAGAGTGCTAAATATACCTCTGGAGGATCAGTCGGATGGAGCAGTCATCAAGGAAGCCATAATTACACCCACCCAAATCAGGCTGATCGTTACTCATAGCGAATATTTCATGCAATTACCATATTTGAAATACACACTTGATGTAAATGGCAGCAAGTTAATTGGAGGGGTATGGCCGTCGGACGATCCGGCACATGAAGCGGAACTGCGCTTCGAAGTAACCTCTGGATTGGAAGTTAATCAGGATACCCCAATGACCTTGTATGCCCGCCATAAAGTCAATTATATTCAGGGTGAATTTGAGCCAATTACCTTATCCGAGATTGGGGAGAAACCACAATACATTAATTCGAATCTGGGCGATTCTATAATCCATTGGACATATTACCGTAAGGACGGTGATTTGTACGTGGAGAGATATAGTGATGATCTACATTTTGGTGGAATTAATCAGACCTATACGATCCAGAAGGGCAAACGAAGTTATGGTACTCCGGCCAAGACTCAATTTGCGGGTGACGGAAAAAACCTGGGTATTGATCGGTATAATAATTACACATCGGATTCAGCAATCGTATATCCGTGGATGTACAGCACAGAAGAACCGGAACGTGAAGTAGCTGTGCAACTGGAAAATAAGAATTGACAGGAAATATTTAGAAGTACTATACTGAGTAAAATTTAACAGTCAAATGCATTGATCAGGAGTATTAAGGCACAAGGTTTGGTCCAGAGAACTGTCGTTATGGTGCAAGGCAGTCCAACCTATCCCCAACTCACCTGTGAGCAGCAGGATCGAATCGTAGTTACGTAAGTATCGTCATTGTTCAGCACAGGGAAGGGCTGGATGTTGAAAATGATGCTATACGCTGACTTCATGTAGATCCTGACGGTTAACCTCCGTCATCAGGTCCTGAGATGTTATGGCAGGATAGGTTGGAGCACGATGTATCCAATCCTGTTCATGGATCAAAAAAGAGTGGTACCGCGAAGGTCAGACCTGTCGCCTCTTAGTTGAGGCGGCAGGTTTTTTGTTTTTTTATATGGCCTTAATGTTGAGAAAAGGCAGGTGCAGAATCATGGAAAGATCACGTGTGATTGAGTATTATTCCAGATTTGATGAGTGGGGGAGGCTGGACCGGGAGCCACTCGAGTTCATCATTAACATGCATTATATCCGAGAGTCCCTTCCGGCAACCGGACTTGTGCTGGACAATGGCGCCGGACCAGGCAAATATGCGATGGAGCTTGCCAGGCTCGGATACCATGTCACACTGTCAGACCTGACCCCTGCATCTGTGGATATGGCTCGGCAGAAGGCAATGGAGTTGGATTTAACACAGCAGTTTGATGGATTCCATGTATTGGATGCGACCCATCTGAACGGCATTGCAGATGAGACGTATGATGCCTCTCTGATGCTGGGGCCGTTGTATCATCTGCAGACGGAAGAAGAGCGAGTGGCCGCGGTACGGGAGCTGCATCGGGTCACCAAGCGTGGGGGAACTGTGTTTGTAGCGATGCAGAGCCGCATGCGAATGGGCATTACCTCTTTGCAATTCCCGCAGCAATGGAAACCACATGACCATATGGAAGCTATCCGGTCTTTTGTGGAAAAGGGGACATTCGATCATCTGGATCAAGGACGGTTTACGGGGGCGTACTATTTCAACATTCAGGATATTAACCCGTTTATGGAGCAGCACGGATTCGAAACTGTAAACCTGATTGGATCGTCCAGTCTGAGAGCTATGCTCACAGAAGAGCAGCAGCAATATTGGAAAGAACGCGGGGAATACGATGAGTTGATTCACTACATGATTGAGGCGGCCAAAGACCCATCGATATTGGGAATCTCGTCTCATCTGCTGTACATTGGGAAAAAGAAATAATCATGAAATCATTGGATTCTGAGAAGAATATTTCACGAAAGTGCCCTCTGGAAACAGGGGGCACTTGTATTTTTCATCAAAATAGTTCAATATTAAGATAAATAACAAAAGGTGATCTACTTACAATAGGTTAGATGAACGACGGATCGCTTCATACCAGGGAGGAATAGACAATGGAAATCGGAATCAGTACATTTGTGGAAACGAACCCAGATGTAAACACAGGAGAACTTATAAGCCATGCGCAGCGTATTCGCGACGTCGTTGAAGAGATTGTTTTGGCAGATCAGGTGGGGCTGGATGTATACGGCGTGGGAGAACATCATCGTGCCGACTATGCCGCTTCATCACCAGCTGTCATTCTGGCCGCCGCAGCTTCACAGACCAAACGCATTCGCCTAACCAGCGCTGTAACGGTGCTATCTTCGGCTGATCCGGTACGGGTTTTTCAGGATTTTGCAACGCTGGATGGCATTTCGAATGGGCGTGCGGAAATTATGGCAGGGCGGGGATCATTCATCGAATCATTCCCATTGTTCGGCTATGATCTGAATGATTATGATGAATTATTTGATGAAAAATTGGAGCTGCTCTTAAAGCTGCGTGACTCGGAAAAAGTAACTTGGGAAGGCAAACACCGCCCTTCCTTTAACAATCTGGGCATCTACCCACGTCCGGTACAAGAGAAGCTGCCTGTATGGATCGGTAGTGGCGGTAACCAGGAATCGGTTGTCCGCGCAGGTCTGCTTGGATTACCGCTTGTCCTCGCTATTATTGGTGGTCGTCCTGTTCAATTCGCGCCACTGGTGGAGTTGTACAAAAAAGCAGCCGCACATGCAGGTCACGACGCTTCCAAACTGACTGTGGCTTCCCACTCTCATGGGTTCATTGCGGATACAACAGATGAAGCCGTGGAGAAATTCTTCCCTCCAGCTCAGGCTGTAATGAACATACTGGGCCGTGAACGCGGCTGGGGACACTACAGCCGTGCAACCTTTGACGCGGCACGCAGTCTGGAAGGCGCATTGTATGTGGGTGATGTGGATACCGTGGCTCAGAAGATTATCTATCTGCGCAAAGAAGTGGGTATTACACGCTTCATGCTACACACTCCCCTCGGTACGATGCCGCATGAAGAAGTGATGAGAGCCATTGAATTGCTCGGCAAAGAAGTCGCTCCCAAAGTCCGTGCTGAAATCTCGCGTTGGGAAGCTGAGAACGAAGCCGCGCGTTAATTAGCGATAGTAATCCCTTATATATAATTATAAAAAGGAGCAGGTTCCTTCATCCGAGCGATGAAGTGCTTGCTCCTTCTTTCGTTTCCTTATCCATTCATGGCTTAGCCATTGGAGGATACTCCAACAAGTGAAAGAATAACCATGGACAACGTATGATCATATAGCCGTTTCGCGGCATCTTCACTCTCAATATGGCCTCCCAGGTACAGATGGATGACACCATGCAGAGGGGCCCAGATCATACGGACTGCAAGCAGGAGATCGTTCTCCTTAAGCATTCCCTGCTCAATTGAGGCCGCAACCAAGGAAGTAATTTGTTTGAGGGCAGTTGCTGTTCCTTGCAGACTCTCTGCATCTGGTTTGAATTCTGCAAAAGAACCACCAAACATCAGCTGATAGAAGCTGGATTGTGTAATCCCGAAATCCCAGTAGGCATAAGCGAGATCGCGAAAATAATTCTCGAATGATGCTTGCTGAGGCACGGATTCAAACGATTGGGATAGGAGGGCGCACCCCTCCATATACAGATATTTAGCTAACCCTTCTTTCTTGCCGAAGAGGTTATATATGATTTTGGTGGAGCACTCCATTCGTTCTGCCACACGCCGAACCGTGACGGCTTCGGGACCGTGCTCTTGCAGCAAAGATGCGGCGGCATGCACAATATTTTGGCGCAGGTTTTCGGAGTGCTGGAGTCTGGCTTCCTGAAAGGTAGTGACCGTGTGAGCGGATTCTTTGGAACCCGAATTGTGATCTTTCATCTATCTCATCCTCATACATCCATATTGTTGTTTAACGGAAACTGTGTTTCTTATCGTCATTCTACTGTTTTACGCTGGAAATCGTCAAATGATCAAAAGAAGTTGACAGTAAGAAGATAAGAGAGTACGATGGTTTCATTAGGAAACAGTGTTTCCAATAAAAAACGAGTGTTTAAAAAAGGTGGATGAGATATGAAGCAGGTTCAAAATCAATGGGTCCTCATTACGGGGGCTTCTTCAGGAATTGGGCAGACTTTTGCATTGGAGATGGCGTCAAAAGGCAAACATGTGGTCTTGGTGGCCCGATCGGAGTCCAAATTGCGTCAACTAGCAGAACGGATTGAGCGAACCTATCAAGTGAAGACGGAAGTAATTGTAGCGGATCTATCCCAGGCGGATGCACCACAACACGTTTATGAGGAATGTATGAATCGAGGAATACAGGTCAATGTATTAATCAACAATGCGGGATTTGCCACGCATGGAATGTTTGAGCAGGTGGATGGTGCACGGCAGCAGGAAGAGATTATGCTGAATGTACTCGCAGTCATGAACATGACCCATCTTTTCCTGCCAGGCATGCTGCAAAAACGGAACGGTACCGTCATCAATGTCTCTTCAACGGCTGCTTTTCAGCCTGATCCATACATGGCTGTATATGGGGCTACGAAATCTTTCGTTCTTTCTTTTACAGAGGCGTTGTATGAAGAGAACCGGAAGCGAGGCGTTCAGTTTTTGGCTTTATGTCCTGGCTCGACCGATACCTCATTCTTCGACGTAGTAGGAGCCGAAGAGGCCTCGGTAGGCAAACGGGATACGCCAGAGCATGTTGTGGAAGTGGCGATGAAGGCGTTGGCGTCAGGCAAGCCGTATGCTGTGCCAGGTGCCTCCAATTACTGGACGGCCCAGTTCGCTCGCCTTATGCCGCGCAGACAAATGCTGCGCATCGTAGGGGGCATGCTTCGGCCCCGTTCGAAGAGTGGCAAGCCGCAAAAGGCACAGGCTTAGGCGTACCATACCAAACCATACCAAACCTACCAAACCTACCAAACTCAAAGACGCTGCCAGCTGAAATACCCAACTGGCAGCGTCTCTATTTGAACAATCTTCAATACTGTGTAGGTCATGCTGCATCCAGCAGCGCCCATTGCAATCAACAGGTCGTACAATCTCAACCCGCGAACAATTTCAATTATTTTGTACCTTGCCAGTCACCTGATTTCCGTTCTTAATCAGGGTGTAGCGAATGACCTCACCACTCCAGAAATGAAATGTTAGCTCGATCTGTGCGTCGTGCAGTTCTTTGAGCCAATCGGGCTGTAGTTTAATTTCATTCGTTTCATAAGAAGGAGCAAATGTGGTCAAAAACTCTTTGAACGGTGTCCAGTCCTGTGGCGCTGTATTCTCACCGGAAGCATACACAGCCTCCATCGTGGCAAGCTGATCACCTTGAAACTGGGTCGGAATGGAGAAGGTGTCTACCGTACCTGTTGCCCCGCCCAACTTGGGCTCCGTAGACACAATTACATTCCATTTCCATTCTGCGCCCCGATTGAACTTTGCTGTAAGTATCCCATGGTTCCCAATTTTCTGAGTTGAGCGGATCATCCGTGATAACGCAGCGGATTTGACGGTTAACGTGTTGCCGTTGAACGAATAATCCGTGCCAGCTTTTAGCATCTCCTCACCCGCATACAGGGCAACCAGCTTGTTTCCGTTTAACTTGATCGTCAATGGTCTGTCTCCCACAGGCGCACCTTGTTTGAAATAGAGCAGATCGCATTCTCCCACGGCAGAACGTCCTGTCCAAGACGCTTGGATCATCTGAAATAAATCGGTGTCAGCCCACTGAAATGTTTGTCGATTCAGATGCTGACCGTTGTCCCATAACATGGACGCGATCTTTTTTTCTTTTAGCTGATGACCGATGAATTCAAAATATTTCAGCTTCTCTCCCTGTTCGATGACATCCGTATGTTTGTCGAAACCGAGCAGGCCGTATTCGCCCAGAATAACCGGAATACCTTGAATAACCAGCGTGTTGTACACGTTATTAAACGTACTGGCCGCATCATTTTTCGTATCCGTATCGAAGGTGGTATGCCCCGCAATGTTGACGCTGAACGGCCAGTATCCGTAATAATGCACCGTAGCAATCAGGTTGTGGTCCTTTAGCCCAGCTATCGTCTGCTGCAAACTGTCGAGTCTCACCTGTGTTGGTGAACCTTCCAGCGTAGGCAGGACCAACGGGCGCTCAGCGTTATTTCCACCTGTTTCTCGTACCAACTTAACAAATGCAGTGTTCAATTCATGCAAAAGCTCCAACTGTCGCGCCTCATCAATATTGCTGCCTGAGCCCATGTCGCCTGCATTTGTTGCTCCGCGGTGAAAGCGCGGTTCGTTAACACTTTCAAACATCAGCTTACGTGGTTCATCTTTGAACTGCTTGGCAATCTGAGTCCATACTGCTTTATAACGGGAAAGCACCTGATCATGGTCCGCCTCCAGTTGACTGATCCAGAGATAGGAATCATGGTGAACGTTCACGACGACATAGAGGTTGGCGTCAAGCGCCCATTGGACAACCTCCTGAACACGCGCCATGTAGGCCGGATCAACAGTGTAGTCTGGTGCGTCACCCATATGCCCATCCCATGTGACGGGAATGCGAATACTTCGGTATCCCTGAGCAGCGATCTGCTGTATCAGTTCGCGGGTAACTCGCGGGTTGCCCCAATACGTTTCGTCAGGACCGACCGTATCCAGGGAATTTCCCAGGTTCCATCCCGGCTGCATCCCGTCAACATAGGTTTGAAGTGGACCCAAAGCCGTCGTTTCATGTTGTCTGGCAAGTTCAGACTTGGCTGCAGATGCAGGCAAAGGAAGCAGAATAAACAGACACAGGGTGATGCAAACAAGCGTAAAAAAGAAATGGTGGCTAGGTGGGTTCATGAGGGCTCCTTTGGATGGGTATACTCGTTAATCTCGTGTGTGAAGCTTGATGTATTGCATTATATCAAAATGAACATCTGCATGAATCATGTATTTTCACCCCTGCTCCTGCGCGTTCTTCGACTCATACTTCTCCCGGTGCTCCTGCTTCATTTTCACATAATCCGGGTCCGTTTTGGCGATCTCCCATTGTGCTTTGAAAATGGCTGCGGATTCAGCCTTCACCTTATCATTCTGATAAGGCAGGATGGAGCCGTCCTCCTTCGAATATTTGCGTCCGCCTTTATGATTCGTATACCGCCGGGCCCGCGTATAGCCCATTTGCAGAAACTTGCGTGCCATATCCATACCGACAAAGTCATCCTTTTTCTTATACTCCAAAAATAGTTCGTAGATCTTCTGCGAGGATTCTGTCGCAATTTCGGGTGTTTTGAACCGCCAGTATGGTAAAATCTCGCTTTTGTAGGGCTCCACCATTAATACCCCTTGCTCTCCCCGGCCAACGGTATACAGTTCAGGCTGCTTGCGCAGATCAAGCTCCTCGTAATTGAGGCTGTAATCAAACTTTTTCATGGACTCCGCTCCTTCTTGAAGATTATTGTTGTTCCTTTCCACCTCTTTACCCCGATTCTTGTACAACAAGCACGGTTAATGGAAAGAAGAGCAGTACATACATAGGAGGGATAAGGGTATGGGCATGTCCGGCAGATATCTTGTTGTCACCAAGGAATTGGTTGAATCCATTAAATCAGGTGAAGTCAGTGTTCATGATTGTTCGGTCGAGCTGGATATTGATAAAACGTGGCAGATGCTTCAGTTTACGTTGACTGGTGAAGTGGTGGAGGGGCAGCCCCCTCTGGGTTATGTGGTCCCTTTGTCAGGCGAACAATATTTGGGCAACTATTCAGACATGGATCTGTTCCTGCTGAACAATGAACAGGTGCTTGAGGCGTATATTGCGTTAGAACAACTGACACCTGAAGAATTGAAGAAACGGTTTAGCCTGGAACAAATGGTAGCTGAGGGCGTGTATCCTGTCATGGAAGATTGGGATGCAGAGGAGACATTCGATGAGATCGTTCAGACACTGAATGATGTTCAGGCTTTATATCAGGCGACGGCTGCAAGCGGGAACGGGATTGTCTTTTATATTTTCTAAGTTCCCACCTCCGTCTGTTTAATTTGTCATTATTCCGGTTATTGATAGAAACAAGGCACAGACTGTGCCTGAAATCCGGTAGAAGAGAGGGAATACGATATGACACAGAACCAGAATGAAGAGAACAAAGCCATTCAAGATGACGAGCCGGATCAATTTGAAACCCCTGCACGTACCGATGGTAAAGAATCGGATGAGGACACTGAGTCCGAGTCTACAGAAAAAGAATAAACTGAACTGTTTATGATTCGACTAGGCATATTGTTGTTGAAGCGAATTACACCAAATTTTAAATATGCGTCATACCCGAGGTCGGACCATTGTTCGGCCTTTTTTGGTATTTATTTATGGACCCGGTTTACAACAATTACCTATAACCCTCATAATAGGAGTGAACCACATTTTTCCTAAGGAGGAGATCGTATCAAAAATCACAAGCTAGTGAAGTGGATTGCCGTACCACTCGTTTTGATGATGGTTGCGCTTACGGGATGTCAGGCCGTAGGTGGCGTAGATATTGGCAAAGCCGTTGTCAACAGTACAACCGTCAAGTCCGGTGAATCCAAACAGTCGATGCATATAAAAATTGAACCTACAGCAAACCTCGTCGATGAGGATGCGCTTCAAATGATTGAACTCATTAATTCCGTTTCATTGGATATTGAAGATGCCAAAGTGAAGGACTCCAGCACGGCGTCTGTCAAAGGTACACTGAGTATGCAAGGAAAGAAATTGCCTTTCCATCTGTCGATGGATCAATCGGAAATGATCATTGATGTAGACGGAGCGCAAAAGCCTCTATACATATCTTTGGAGGA
Above is a window of Paenibacillus sp. E222 DNA encoding:
- a CDS encoding VanZ family protein; translation: MSPYVFPVQTAFFIFVLIAMFLLVPWLIYGYRKDGFFSWSRFGVSFSFIFYLLAAYCLVILPFPTTRNTCAQQAADTVYYNLFPFTFVKDIMKETPIVWSQPASYMVMIQGRAFLQVLFNVMLLMPLGVYIRYFWQNRSYWKQALISGFGLSLFFEITQITGFYGFYDCPYRLFDVDDLLLNTSGTVLGFFAAPILLALFPSRASIQAKSEQILEQNKVYPVPQLLALIIDSVVVVFATNLMSIFNLTHTNAMTIMLNTMIAMLFVFFFIPSLKEGRTPGSALMRFRYVDQRTGEPSSSSLFKRLLALYVPWLFVTIAQIINEYALLNKNAMLEPYKIWLSVGIVGLHVLILLVLFAHVILVLFSRGKRAFYCDDVSKTRASRK
- a CDS encoding zinc ribbon domain-containing protein YjdM, encoding MSNLPNCPKCNSEYTYEDGNLLVCPECAHEWRLVSEQENAEESKVVRDSNGNVLNDGDTVTVIKDLKVKGSSLVVKQGTKVKNIRLIDGDHDIDCKIDSLGAMKLKSEFVKKI
- a CDS encoding RNA polymerase sigma factor yields the protein MNEKELFEKYNKDVYRTCYYMLHHAQDAEDVCHDVFITVFRQDWQKVEYMKTWLMRITVNHCLNFLKRERTAKQREKKQFILTPQRTADPVDTLIEHVEESEVWAQWVHELPEKIRSAILLRYMNELSLSEAAEILEVPLGTVKSRVYKGIRLLRKKWDQARKQHQKGEMYSEAYGKSVVSSSEK
- a CDS encoding DUF4179 domain-containing protein, translating into MKHTENLLSRHLKNDEDIRYPDFDAMWDQIVQDRVRCPELHVSENKAHVQQHFKWKKTALIGTAAVILMATPVYAAVHYNWGDLLNHRSGIQNAMQKELGQKLNQSVTVKGVTLTLDTAFSDDNRTVILYTLDPGKYKGDTVRFPSIGLRDESGKLIEGRYYHVPDQTDGKFKGYFETEWTPSGKEANVEFTVGGIQVLVPEEKEITLDPLQPQSQVFNINKDGLGELVVSAFNEKENKMMLSTSLTFDQPEVRDYAFPHLKIYDQNGQMVEENAPSINGKPGEHGEYISEQFYNLETLKQQAASYVLAYSKEESKMDQPLDIGIRLDKTEMLSGTSTRVLNIPLEDQSDGAVIKEAIITPTQIRLIVTHSEYFMQLPYLKYTLDVNGSKLIGGVWPSDDPAHEAELRFEVTSGLEVNQDTPMTLYARHKVNYIQGEFEPITLSEIGEKPQYINSNLGDSIIHWTYYRKDGDLYVERYSDDLHFGGINQTYTIQKGKRSYGTPAKTQFAGDGKNLGIDRYNNYTSDSAIVYPWMYSTEEPEREVAVQLENKN
- a CDS encoding bifunctional 2-polyprenyl-6-hydroxyphenol methylase/3-demethylubiquinol 3-O-methyltransferase UbiG, producing MERSRVIEYYSRFDEWGRLDREPLEFIINMHYIRESLPATGLVLDNGAGPGKYAMELARLGYHVTLSDLTPASVDMARQKAMELDLTQQFDGFHVLDATHLNGIADETYDASLMLGPLYHLQTEEERVAAVRELHRVTKRGGTVFVAMQSRMRMGITSLQFPQQWKPHDHMEAIRSFVEKGTFDHLDQGRFTGAYYFNIQDINPFMEQHGFETVNLIGSSSLRAMLTEEQQQYWKERGEYDELIHYMIEAAKDPSILGISSHLLYIGKKK
- a CDS encoding LLM class flavin-dependent oxidoreductase; amino-acid sequence: MEIGISTFVETNPDVNTGELISHAQRIRDVVEEIVLADQVGLDVYGVGEHHRADYAASSPAVILAAAASQTKRIRLTSAVTVLSSADPVRVFQDFATLDGISNGRAEIMAGRGSFIESFPLFGYDLNDYDELFDEKLELLLKLRDSEKVTWEGKHRPSFNNLGIYPRPVQEKLPVWIGSGGNQESVVRAGLLGLPLVLAIIGGRPVQFAPLVELYKKAAAHAGHDASKLTVASHSHGFIADTTDEAVEKFFPPAQAVMNILGRERGWGHYSRATFDAARSLEGALYVGDVDTVAQKIIYLRKEVGITRFMLHTPLGTMPHEEVMRAIELLGKEVAPKVRAEISRWEAENEAAR
- a CDS encoding TetR/AcrR family transcriptional regulator, giving the protein MKDHNSGSKESAHTVTTFQEARLQHSENLRQNIVHAAASLLQEHGPEAVTVRRVAERMECSTKIIYNLFGKKEGLAKYLYMEGCALLSQSFESVPQQASFENYFRDLAYAYWDFGITQSSFYQLMFGGSFAEFKPDAESLQGTATALKQITSLVAASIEQGMLKENDLLLAVRMIWAPLHGVIHLYLGGHIESEDAAKRLYDHTLSMVILSLVGVSSNG
- a CDS encoding SDR family oxidoreductase, with translation MKQVQNQWVLITGASSGIGQTFALEMASKGKHVVLVARSESKLRQLAERIERTYQVKTEVIVADLSQADAPQHVYEECMNRGIQVNVLINNAGFATHGMFEQVDGARQQEEIMLNVLAVMNMTHLFLPGMLQKRNGTVINVSSTAAFQPDPYMAVYGATKSFVLSFTEALYEENRKRGVQFLALCPGSTDTSFFDVVGAEEASVGKRDTPEHVVEVAMKALASGKPYAVPGASNYWTAQFARLMPRRQMLRIVGGMLRPRSKSGKPQKAQA